One segment of Brassica napus cultivar Da-Ae chromosome C3, Da-Ae, whole genome shotgun sequence DNA contains the following:
- the LOC125583162 gene encoding uncharacterized protein LOC125583162, which produces MEYLNILKTIKCLDTYKFKGGINTFEAEEWMHMMETNFEAMICPDKYKKRVAVYYPQGDARNWWESVECQHGNHITSWDVFQKEFRRKYFPPEARHRLERQFINLTQGDRTIREYEAGFTSLRRYVFNGPEDEATMIRNFMFGLQSELGSRLAACNYRNLTDLVERAVNVEVAVAVEAKNESKRKGVSGQKGKQIVQFKDSSKLDLSRKRSHDSKSWNGNQGCFYCGEVGHIARHCVAEQAALAEEHPPLALLEDRPPRKRRNRI; this is translated from the coding sequence ATGGAGTATCTGAATATCTTAAAGACGATAAAGTGTTTGGACACGTATAAGTTCAAAGGAGGAATCAACACGTTTGAGGCAGAAGAGTGGATGCACATGATGGAGACAAACTTTGAAGCAATGATCTGTCCAGACAAATACAAGAAGAGAGTGGCGGTTTACTATCCACAAGGAGATGCTCGTAACTGGTGGGAAAGCGTGGAATGTCAACATGGAAATCATATTACATCTTGGGATGTATTTCAGAAGGAGTTCAGAAGGAAGTACTTTCCACCCGAGGCAAGACATCGATTGGAGAGGCAGTTCATCAATCTTACCCAAGGGGATAGGACAATACGGGAGTATGAAGCAGGATTCACAAGTCTTCGTCGCTATGTATTTAACGGCCCGGAGGACGAAGCAACAATGATCCGAAACTTCATGTTTGGATTGCAATCTGAACTAGGTAGCAGACTCGCGGCATGCAACTATAGAAATCTCACAGACTTAGTCGAGAGGGCCGTAAATGTGGAAGTTGCGGTAGCAGTAGAAGCCAAGaatgaatcaaaaagaaaaggcGTTAGTGGCCAGAAGGGAAAACAGATAGTTCAGTTCAAGGATTCCAGTAAGCTAGACCTATCCAGGAAAAGAAGCCATGACTCAAAATCTTGGAATGGAAACCAAGGATGTTTTTATTGTGGAGAGGTTGGTCACATTGCTCGACACTGCGTGGCAGAGCAAGCAGCATTAGCCGAAGAACATCCCCCACTTGCCCTACTGGAAGACAGACCCCCGAGAAAGAGAAGGAATAGGATCTAG